DNA sequence from the Prochlorothrix hollandica PCC 9006 = CALU 1027 genome:
CCATTTTGACTAAATACAGCACCAAAGCCACCATGCCCCCCACCCCTGCCAGGATGCCCAGGAGCCAGTCGGGCAGGTTGCGGTTGGTGGCCACGGTCATGGCCAAAATTACCCCCGCCAGGGGACTGAAAAAAAGCTGAATGGACTGCTGGATCCGCTGGCCAAGGAGGGTTTTGGAGGCTAGGATTTCAAATAACGACCAACTGACTAATGCACCCAACACCCAGTTAGGTTGAAAGGTTCCCAGCACGGGCATCTGGCTCCAGTTTTGCCCCTGTTGGATCAACACGATCGCCAAGAGGGGCAAAGCTACCCGCATTCCCCCTGCCGCTGCCGCCGACAAGGTCGCTAGGATACTAATGAGAATGTCACTAAGCTGGGGGAGAAACACGATCGTGGCCTACTGAGCAGTTAAACACTGGAAAAAACAAGATGGGACAGGCGTTCAACATGACACAGTATGGAACCCAGAAAAATGGGACCCAGACCCATAAAACCCAGAAAAATGGAACCCAGAAAAATGGGACCCAGACCCATAAAACCCAGAAAATCAAAGGATTAGCATTATACCCAAGACAACCACCAAGATCGACCATTTTAGCAACTATTCCGGTTATTTTAGCGATTCTATTGGGTTCCTGTCGGGCGGACTCCCTGGGGGGTTCTCCGGATGGTTCCCCAGACCAGACCCAGACCCAAGCCCAAACCGATGCAGCCATGGCCAGCCAACACCAGGGTGACCAGCCCCAAGGGTCCCCCGCCTTAGACCCAGCGCCCCGGTTGCCCGTGACAGGCCAAATGGTGACCTATACCCGCCTAGGGGATCAAGACATCCAGGGCTATTTTGCCCAGCCCCAAGACCAGGACATCGTGGGGGGATTGGTGGTGATCCATGAATGGTGGGGTCTTAATGACAATATTAAACGCATGACCGATCGCCTCGCGGGGGAAGGTTATGGGGTTTTGGCAGTGGATCTCTATGGGGGTCAACAGGCAGACACTCCAGAGGTGGCCAAAACCTTAGTGGCGGCGGTGACGGCGGATCCAGACCGGGCGCGGCAGAATCTCCAGGGAGCCTATGATTATGTGGCCCAACAACCAGGGACCGATCGCATTGGCAGCTTGGGTTGGTGCTTTGGGGGAGGGTGGTCGTTGCAAATGGCCCTAGGCTTACCCCAGGATCTGGATGGGGCGGTGATTTACTATGGTCGCCTGGAAACCGACAAAGCCATTTTAGAATCGTTGCAGGTGCCCATTTTGGGGTTGTTTGGCGGTCTTGATGGTTCCCCGGATCCCGATACCGTGCGCCGCTTTGAGCAGACTTTGCAAGAGTTAGATAAACCCGTAGAAGTCCATGTCTATGCCGATGCAGATCACGCTTTTGCCAACCCCTCAGGGACTCGCTACAATGCCGAAGCCGCCGAGGATGCATGGCAGAAAACCCTGGTTTTCCTACAGCAGACCCTTCAATCTGCCAACTAAGGTGCAAGCCCGCTCACCCAAGATGCACCCGAAATCCCTCCATGGTGCAGGTTTGTCTGTATCTCGTATCCCGCCCGTATCCCTTCAAACCCCTTTAATGCCCTAAACCCTTGTCCCCTAAATCAGATCTTCGCCAAACCTTGCTGACCCAGCGCAAAGCCTTAGATCCCTATCGCTGGGAACAGCAAAGCAAGCGCCTGTGCCAACATCTGCGCTATTGTTCCCTCTTCCGGCAGGCCCAAACGATTTTGGTCTATTGGAGTGTCCGCCGGGAGCCAGATCTCAGTTCCCTGTGGACCCTACCGAAAACCTGGGGTTTACCCCGCTGTCAGGGGCAGGATTTGGTCTGGCACCGCTGGGCCTTGGGTCAGCCCTTGGTGCTGGGTGCCTATGGCATTTGGGCACCGCCCTCCCAAGCGCCTAGCCTGTCGGTCAACTTAGTGGATTTGATCTTGGTGCCGGCCCTCGCCTGCGATCGCCAGGGCTACCGGTTGGGCTATGGGGGTGGGTTTTACGATCGCCTGCTGGCCACCCCCCCCTGGGATCACATCCCCACCCTGGGCATTGTCTTTACGGCGAACCAGGTGGATCAATTGCCTCGGGATCCCTGGGATCGCCCGTTGGGGGGAGTTTGTACAGAAGAAGGGGTGCAATTATATGGTGCCCCTAGGTCTGATGCCTAAGGCTGCAACTGGTCCAGTTCCTGGAGAACCTCGGCTACGGCTGTGGGGGTGAGGCCAAAGTACCAGCGATCGCCGGGATAGGTCACCGCCATGGGTCCACTGCCGCAGTGCCCCAGACACCCCGCCCGATAGACCTGGTGGCTGGGGGTTACAGACTTTGGTATTGCAGACTCTGAGATTGCAGGTTCTGGTATTGCAGGTTCTGGTATTGCAGGTTCTGGTATTGCAGATTCTGGGGTTACAGACTCTGGGGTTACAGACTCTGGGATTGCAGACTCTGGGATTGCAGACTCTGGGATTGCAGATTCTGGTATTGCAGATTCTGGGGTTACAGACTCTGGGGTTACAAAAGTCTTCGGCTGCGTTAATGGGCGCTGCATTAACTGGCGCTGCGTTAACTGGCGCTGAAACTCTGCCAGCACAGCGGCGGCTCCCTGGTGGCGACAGGTGTGATGCTGACAGATCCAAAGTTCAGCCATGGGCTTGAGGGGGTTGCTGTGGGTGGGACACCGTAGCTGGAACACCCGATCGAACACCGTAATAGAGATATTCCTCGTTATGGCGCTGGGCCACGGAATTGGTGGGACAGTAGGCACTGAGGGGGATGAAGTGGGGATCCAGTAACGCCCGGATTTCGGCTAGGGTGCTGCCAAAGGGGGGACCACCGGGGCGATCGTGGGGCCAAAACAAACCCAGAAAATGGCCCTGGGGGCGCACCAACTGGGCCACTAGCTCACCATAGGCAGCGCGGCGCTGGGGATTGAGGGCACAGAAACAGGTATGTTCCAGCACCAAATCAAACTGCTGCGCCCCATCGGGTAACAATTCAAAAATGTCCTGTTGCCAAAATTCCGCCGTCATTCCCTGAGTTGGGCTGAAGGCATCCTGACTTAAAGCGTCTTGGGCGAGGGTAGTGGCCGCCGCGATCGCCTCCGGAGCAAAGTCCACCCCCACCACGGCAAACCCCAGCTTCGCCAAGGCAATCACCTCATAACCGCGACCACAGCCCAGCACGATCGCCCGTCCCGGCGGAGCAGCAAGGTTCCTGGGCAAGAAGTCGGCCAGGGGCGGGGCCGTCTGTCCCAGATCCCAGCCGGTGGTCTGGGTTTGGTAGCGCTGTGCCCAAAAATCGGGGAATTCGAGATCCAGCTTGGCCATGGTGGGCATGGGAAGAGTAGAACGGGACGGGGTAGAACAGGACGGGGCAGGACGGGAATGGGTAGAACGGGACGGGGTAGAACGGGACGGGATAGAACAGGACGGGGGAGCCTTAGGGATAAAACGCCAGCTTGGGTAAACCGAGGGTTTCGTCCCAGCCCATCATCAGGTTCAAACACTGCACCGCTTGGCCTGACTGACCTTTGATCATGTTATCGATCGCCGACAACACAATCACCCGACGAGTACGGGGATCCACCTCCACCCCCAAATAGCAGAGGTTGCTGCCACAGGCCCATTTCGTTTGGGGATAGACCCCATGGGGTAGCACATTGACCCAAGGGGCATTGCGGTAAAAGGCGTTATAGATGGTGCTCAGGTCTTCCGTCACCAAGCCAGGATCCCGGAGCTTGGCGTAAACCGTGGACAGAATCCCCCGCACCATGGGCATCAGGTGGGGGGTAAATTGCACTAAAACCGGCTGACCGCTGAGGTTAGAGCTAATTTGTTCAATTTCGGGAGTATGGCGGTGGCGGGCGACCCCATAGGCTCCGATCGAAGCCGCAGCTTCCGCTAGGAGCAGGTTGGTTTTGGCATGGCGACCGCCCCCGGAAGCCCCAGATTTGGCATCAATCACGATGGTCTCCAGATCGATCAATCCCTGTTTCAGTAAGGGGGCCAGGGCCAGGAGGGTGGCGGTGGGATAACAACCGGCACAACCCACCAGGTTAGCCTTCTGGATATCACTGCGGTATAGCTCTGGCAAACCATAGACGGCGGTGGCCGCGATCGCCCCATCCTGGCGATCGCCCCCATACCATTCTTGGTAAACGTTCAAGTCAGCAAAGCGATAATCTGCCGATAAATCCAGCACCTTACAGCCCTTAGCCACCAGAGCCGGAGCCATGTTATAGGCCAGGTTATTGGGCAACGAGAGGAATACCACCTGGCAGCGATCGGCAATGGCATCCAGATCAATGGCTTCCACCTTCAGATCAACCCGGTTGTGGAGATGGGGATAGAGATCGGTGAAGGCTTTGCCCGCACTACTGTCTCCGGCCAGGTAGGCAATATCAAGGTGAGGGTGATCCTGGAGAAGGCGCACCAACTGCACCCCCCCATAGCCGGATGCACCAATAATACCGACGGTAACAGTTTCGGTCATGGGTTCAAAGCTTCAAATGAGAGCATTCAGGGGCGTGGATCAAGGGCAGCGGATCGGTGAAATCTGGGTTCCATCAGGCCCGGTTGCATCCGAGTTAAGAACACAGTTAAGGACACAGTTAAGGACAGATTCCCCCCACCC
Encoded proteins:
- a CDS encoding DUF4126 domain-containing protein; amino-acid sequence: MFLPQLSDILISILATLSAAAAGGMRVALPLLAIVLIQQGQNWSQMPVLGTFQPNWVLGALVSWSLFEILASKTLLGQRIQQSIQLFFSPLAGVILAMTVATNRNLPDWLLGILAGVGGMVALVLYLVKMGWFYRLRGLPLWLTLGEDFLCVALVFMAFGAPEQGGLVALVLLWLAIRSSSAWYQWYTANPALDRRDRPRSPRRP
- a CDS encoding dienelactone hydrolase family protein; the encoded protein is MGSCRADSLGGSPDGSPDQTQTQAQTDAAMASQHQGDQPQGSPALDPAPRLPVTGQMVTYTRLGDQDIQGYFAQPQDQDIVGGLVVIHEWWGLNDNIKRMTDRLAGEGYGVLAVDLYGGQQADTPEVAKTLVAAVTADPDRARQNLQGAYDYVAQQPGTDRIGSLGWCFGGGWSLQMALGLPQDLDGAVIYYGRLETDKAILESLQVPILGLFGGLDGSPDPDTVRRFEQTLQELDKPVEVHVYADADHAFANPSGTRYNAEAAEDAWQKTLVFLQQTLQSAN
- a CDS encoding 5-formyltetrahydrofolate cyclo-ligase, whose product is MSPKSDLRQTLLTQRKALDPYRWEQQSKRLCQHLRYCSLFRQAQTILVYWSVRREPDLSSLWTLPKTWGLPRCQGQDLVWHRWALGQPLVLGAYGIWAPPSQAPSLSVNLVDLILVPALACDRQGYRLGYGGGFYDRLLATPPWDHIPTLGIVFTANQVDQLPRDPWDRPLGGVCTEEGVQLYGAPRSDA
- a CDS encoding (2Fe-2S) ferredoxin domain-containing protein; this translates as MAELWICQHHTCRHQGAAAVLAEFQRQLTQRQLMQRPLTQPKTFVTPESVTPESAIPESAIPESAIPESAIPESVTPESVTPESAIPEPAIPEPAIPEPAISESAIPKSVTPSHQVYRAGCLGHCGSGPMAVTYPGDRWYFGLTPTAVAEVLQELDQLQP
- a CDS encoding methyltransferase domain-containing protein gives rise to the protein MAKLDLEFPDFWAQRYQTQTTGWDLGQTAPPLADFLPRNLAAPPGRAIVLGCGRGYEVIALAKLGFAVVGVDFAPEAIAAATTLAQDALSQDAFSPTQGMTAEFWQQDIFELLPDGAQQFDLVLEHTCFCALNPQRRAAYGELVAQLVRPQGHFLGLFWPHDRPGGPPFGSTLAEIRALLDPHFIPLSAYCPTNSVAQRHNEEYLYYGVRSGVPATVSHPQQPPQAHG
- the argC gene encoding N-acetyl-gamma-glutamyl-phosphate reductase gives rise to the protein MTETVTVGIIGASGYGGVQLVRLLQDHPHLDIAYLAGDSSAGKAFTDLYPHLHNRVDLKVEAIDLDAIADRCQVVFLSLPNNLAYNMAPALVAKGCKVLDLSADYRFADLNVYQEWYGGDRQDGAIAATAVYGLPELYRSDIQKANLVGCAGCYPTATLLALAPLLKQGLIDLETIVIDAKSGASGGGRHAKTNLLLAEAAASIGAYGVARHRHTPEIEQISSNLSGQPVLVQFTPHLMPMVRGILSTVYAKLRDPGLVTEDLSTIYNAFYRNAPWVNVLPHGVYPQTKWACGSNLCYLGVEVDPRTRRVIVLSAIDNMIKGQSGQAVQCLNLMMGWDETLGLPKLAFYP